Proteins from a genomic interval of Chanodichthys erythropterus isolate Z2021 chromosome 8, ASM2448905v1, whole genome shotgun sequence:
- the pthlha gene encoding parathyroid hormone-like hormone a — protein sequence MRMLCSRRVLQQWFFALFLLCSPVPHHGRPVDALSSRMKRSVTHAQLMHDKGRTLQDFKRRMWLQELLHEVHTAEIREAQQPRGGIGSSGGGGGGFTVPVPMGVGVSIGTGTVHPKPAGGTKNLPISFRLEDEEGTNLPQETNKSQTYKESTMKAIGKRKKKGRAGKRREGEKRKRRARSLGRSPLEEFGSGFHLEWRPYVGQQVALH from the exons TTCTAGAAGGGTTCTGCAGCAGTGGTTCTTTGCTCTGTTCTTACTGTGTTCTCCTGTTCCGCACCACGGCAGGCCCGTCGATGCCCTCAGCAGCCGAAT GAAGCGTTCAGTGACACATGCTCAGCTGATGCACGATAAGGGCCGGACGCTGCAGGATTTTAAGAGACGCATGTGGCTGCAGGAACTGCTGCATGAAGTTCACACGGCTGAGATCCGCGAGGCTCAGCAGCCGAGAGGCGGCATCGGCAGCAGCGGAGGAGGGGGAGGCGGCTTCACCGTTCCCGTGCCGATGGGTGTGGGCGTCTCCATAGGAACAGGCACCGTCCATCCGAAACCCGCTGGGGGCACCAAGAATCTGCCAATCAGCTTCCGTCTGGAGGACGAGGAGGGTACCAACCTCCCGCAGGAAACCAACAAGTCGCAAACGTACAAAGAGAGCACGATGAAGGCCATCGGCAAGCGGAAGAAGAAAGGACGTGCGGGGAAGAGGAGGGAGGGGgaaaagaggaagaggagggccCGTTCACTGGGCCGATCACCGCTGGAAGAGTTCGGTAGTGGCTTCCACCTGGAGTGGCGGCCGTATGTgggccagcaggtggcgctgcACTAA